A section of the Ruania halotolerans genome encodes:
- a CDS encoding LacI family DNA-binding transcriptional regulator yields MAEQQRPPSIKDVAERAGVSWKTVSNVMNGQVNVRPQTRLRVEQAIADLGYRRSTAGRQLRYGRSFIIALAVPELTTPYFGDLAHQVLAAAIERGYTALITETGGDADRERAALRGFDTQVADGVILSPVSLDGPSIAGAQSHVPLVLLGERVAGSPLDHVIYDNRRAAREATEHVLTEGAQHPLFVGANAEHRYGTGWLRAEGFLDALGARGSEELVVSSPRYSRAHGAQVVRELHGSGRRFDALVCASDLLAVGALHALRQLDQSVPDQVQVIGWDGIDEGRYTHPALSTVQLDVRAVARTAVDLVIDRIESAEREAPSAEVVVPHRLIARASTRIRSG; encoded by the coding sequence GTGGCCGAGCAGCAGCGCCCGCCCAGCATCAAGGATGTGGCCGAACGCGCCGGCGTCTCCTGGAAGACGGTCTCGAACGTGATGAACGGCCAGGTCAACGTGCGCCCGCAGACCCGGCTCCGGGTGGAGCAGGCGATTGCGGACCTCGGCTACCGGCGCAGCACGGCCGGTCGCCAGCTCCGCTACGGACGCTCGTTCATCATTGCGCTCGCCGTCCCCGAACTCACCACGCCTTACTTCGGTGACCTCGCCCACCAAGTACTCGCCGCCGCCATCGAGCGCGGGTACACGGCGCTGATCACCGAGACCGGCGGGGATGCCGACCGTGAGCGCGCGGCCCTGCGCGGATTCGATACCCAGGTGGCGGATGGCGTGATCCTGAGTCCGGTCTCCCTCGACGGGCCCAGTATCGCCGGCGCGCAAAGTCACGTCCCGTTGGTTCTGCTCGGGGAGCGTGTGGCGGGCTCACCGCTCGATCATGTGATCTATGACAACCGGCGTGCGGCCCGGGAGGCCACCGAGCACGTCCTCACGGAAGGCGCCCAGCACCCGCTGTTCGTGGGGGCCAACGCGGAGCACCGGTACGGCACCGGCTGGCTCCGCGCCGAGGGATTTCTCGACGCACTCGGTGCCCGAGGGAGCGAGGAACTCGTCGTGAGCAGCCCCCGATACAGTCGCGCACACGGCGCCCAGGTAGTGCGCGAGTTGCACGGCTCCGGCCGACGATTCGACGCGCTGGTGTGCGCCAGCGACCTCCTCGCCGTTGGCGCATTGCACGCCCTGCGCCAGCTGGACCAGTCCGTGCCGGACCAGGTCCAGGTGATCGGGTGGGACGGTATCGACGAGGGGCGTTACACCCACCCCGCGTTGAGCACAGTCCAACTGGACGTGCGCGCCGTGGCACGTACCGCCGTCGACCTGGTGATCGACCGGATTGAGAGCGCGGAGCGCGAGGCACCCTCGGCCGAAGTGGTGGTGCCGCACCGGCTCATCGCTCGGGCGAGCACACGCATCAGGAGTGGATGA
- a CDS encoding Gfo/Idh/MocA family protein — protein MTAEGPRSGASRNVVGIGIVGLGKILSQYLETFERLPHARVVAVADLNAARAQEVAAEVGARALSVAELVADPEVDVVLNLTIPAAHATVAHAAIEAGKPVYSEKPIAASAAEAIGVLDAARAAGVRVGGAPDTVLGAGIQTARAAVDAGRIGTPTSATATFACAGHESWHPNPDFYYQAGGGPLLDMGPYYLTTLVTLLGEVTSVVGAARTARPTRTIGSGPRAGEIIEVAVATHVTGVLTHASGALSTIVMSFDTAGTESPKIEVHGTGGSLSVPDPNRFDGEVRLRELGSPEWEVLEPAAGDIRGGRGIGVLDLVGAASDAHVRASGALALHVLEVMEAVLGSAETGQALAIDSRVERPDPVPLIHS, from the coding sequence ATGACCGCCGAAGGCCCACGGTCGGGAGCGTCCAGGAACGTGGTGGGTATCGGGATCGTGGGTCTGGGGAAGATCCTCAGCCAGTATCTCGAGACCTTTGAGCGACTGCCGCATGCCCGGGTGGTGGCGGTCGCGGATCTGAACGCAGCACGCGCCCAGGAGGTGGCCGCGGAGGTTGGTGCGCGTGCGCTCTCTGTTGCTGAACTCGTGGCCGATCCCGAGGTGGACGTGGTGCTCAACCTGACCATCCCGGCTGCACACGCCACGGTCGCGCATGCGGCGATCGAGGCAGGAAAGCCTGTCTACTCCGAGAAGCCGATCGCGGCCAGTGCGGCCGAGGCGATCGGCGTTCTCGACGCCGCGCGAGCCGCCGGCGTCCGGGTGGGCGGGGCCCCCGACACGGTGCTGGGCGCCGGCATTCAAACGGCACGGGCCGCCGTCGACGCCGGTCGGATCGGGACCCCCACCTCGGCGACAGCCACGTTTGCCTGTGCCGGCCATGAGTCGTGGCACCCCAACCCGGACTTCTATTACCAGGCGGGCGGTGGCCCCTTGCTGGATATGGGGCCCTACTACCTCACCACGCTGGTGACGCTGCTGGGGGAGGTGACCTCCGTCGTCGGCGCGGCCCGTACCGCCCGGCCCACGCGCACGATCGGTTCCGGACCGCGGGCAGGTGAGATCATCGAGGTGGCCGTGGCCACCCACGTGACAGGTGTGCTCACGCACGCAAGCGGTGCGCTCTCCACCATCGTGATGAGCTTCGACACTGCGGGAACGGAGTCACCGAAGATCGAAGTGCACGGAACCGGTGGATCCTTGAGCGTGCCCGATCCGAACCGCTTCGACGGCGAGGTGCGGCTGCGCGAGCTGGGTTCGCCCGAATGGGAGGTGCTCGAGCCGGCGGCCGGGGACATCCGAGGTGGGCGCGGGATCGGAGTACTGGACCTCGTCGGTGCCGCGAGCGATGCACACGTGCGGGCCTCGGGCGCCCTCGCATTGCATGTACTCGAGGTGATGGAAGCAGTGCTCGGCTCCGCCGAGACGGGCCAGGCGCTGGCAATCGACTCGCGCGTGGAGCGGCCGGACCCCGTTCCGCTCATCCACTCCTGA